The Hemibagrus wyckioides isolate EC202008001 linkage group LG25, SWU_Hwy_1.0, whole genome shotgun sequence genome has a segment encoding these proteins:
- the zgc:112001 gene encoding ankyrin repeat domain-containing protein 9 has product MDDTCKERKLLSFLFYQAVRDHKPVWMLEDMRNMETFHWEEGSRQRTYTPSEALLYAIVHDHRAYAQYLLNQFSDGALAMPGENFCCCPSSAPHLAMAVRYDRKDIMALILQVAHRMPTLRSYMNRGGCNHMEDGKTPLHLACELSHSEAVIMLLGSGASPQAEDHNGMTPLDLILKQLRSSKVNTGAKKLCLERLLMFMPEVRFKMKSSLEKDPQCWSKVLGEEKFNYLVGRIPGTLFLIAMQRILSQLPPHEFPKSLDKLPIPASLKPLTQPLMQT; this is encoded by the coding sequence atggatgacaCGTGCAAGGAACGCAAactcctctctttccttttttaccAAGCTGTGAGGGACCATAAACCTGTGTGGATGTTGGAGGACATGCGCAACATGGAGACATTTCATTGGGAAGAAGGCAGCCGGCAACGGACATACACTCCATCTGAGGCACTTCTGTATGCCATCGTGCATGACCACAGAGCTTACGCACAATACTTGCTGAATCAATTTTCAGATGGTGCTCTTGCCATGCCAGGTGAGAATTTCTGCTGCTGTCCATCATCTGCTCCACACTTGGCTATGGCTGTCCGCTACGACAGGAAGGACATCATGGCTCTCATCCTTCAGGTGGCACATAGAATGCCCACTCTGCGCTCCTACATGAACCGAGGAGGATGCAATCACATGGAGGATGGCAAAACTCCGCTCCATCTGGCATGTGAACTGTCACACTCAGAggctgtcataatgttattggGAAGTGGGGCTTCACCACAAGCTGAGGACCATAATGGTATGACACCACTGGATCTAATCCTCAAGCAGCTACGGTCCTCTAAAGTGAACACAGGTGCCAAGAAGTTGTGCCTGGAAAGGCTGCTCATGTTCATGCCTGAAGTGCGGTTCAAAATGAAGAGCTCACTGGAAAAAGATCCGCAGTGCTGGTCCAAAGTTCTGGGAGAGGAGAAGTTTAACTACTTGGTTGGGCGAATTCCCGGAACGCTGTTTCTCATAGCTATGCAAAGAATCCTGTCTCAACTACCTCCTCATGAATTTCCTAAAAGTCTGGACAAACTGCCCATTCCAGCTTCTCTAAAACCCCTCACACAGCCCCTAATGCAGACCTAA